In Apis cerana isolate GH-2021 linkage group LG5, AcerK_1.0, whole genome shotgun sequence, a single genomic region encodes these proteins:
- the LOC107994455 gene encoding polyribonucleotide nucleotidyltransferase 1, mitochondrial, with amino-acid sequence MILFRYCRLLNNRNLIFLRLKNHNKNIFHIKFISHDNVKNINIKLSNGSEIKLSTGKYARFTNGSVIATIGDTSIMTTVVRKNVLSENSIIPLTVNYRQKAAAIGRIPTNFLRRELGYTDHEILISRLIDRSLRPLFPPKYSYETQIVCNLLAIDGINSPDVLSINAASAALSISDIPWNGPVAAVRIGLIDNMYVINPSKRELQQSKLNLVLSCMSRNLIVMIEGSANDILEPELRKAIKIGIKECQIIIHSISELQKEIGKPKLNIVSDENNDVEEFVREFVSDELRKIFNYHFHDKISRDDAIFNLRGRMLESIKNRDSKYTKNALKIFSNICKEIFRSLIFETEKRCDGRTINELRNINCQVDLFQPLHGSALFQRGQTQVLCTVTLDSIESSLKLDTISMFSSGIKEKNFFLHYEFPPYAINETGKLIGMDRREIGHGALAEKGLQSVIPQDYPFAIRLTSEVLESNGSSSMASICGGSLALMNAGVPILSPVAGVAMGLVCNSTDNADLKEDNYKILTDISGIEDHLGDMDFKIAGTKKGFTAFQADIKIPGIPFNVIIKTIQNAHLAKNQIINIMNKVISSPTNNKKTNKPVLDTIEIPIHQRRKFLGIGGLNIKKIFDETGVNIYSINDTVFSIFAPNQNAMDEAKYIINKILETQEEPVLIFGDIYTAKITEIREIGVMVTLYPTMIPTLLPNSQLDQRKIHHPDVLGLNVGDEIKVKYFGRDPVNGRIRLSRKVLQIPVMQTNFDTAKETLDTHKT; translated from the exons ATGATACTATTTAGATATTGTaggttattaaataatagaaatttaatttttttacgattgaaaaatcataataaaaatatatttcatattaaatttatatcacatgataatgtaaaaaatataaatataaagttatctAATGG gtCGGAAATTAAACTATCAACTGGGAAATATGCACGATTTACAAATGGAAGTGTCATTGCTACAATTGGCGATACATCAATTATGACAACTGTAGttagaaaaaatgtattatctgaaaattctataattccaTTAACAGTAAATTATAGGCAAAAAGCAGCTGCAATAGGCCGTATACcaacaaattttcttcgtaGAGAATTAGGTTACACAGATCATGAAATTCTTATTAGTAGATTAATAGATAGATCATTACGTCCTCTATTTCCACcaaaatattcatatgaaaCACAGAtagtatgtaatttattagcTATTGATGGAATTAATAGTCCAGATGTATTATCTATCAATGCTGCATCTGCAGCTTTAAGCATTTCGGATATTCCATGGAATGGACCTGTAGCAGCTGTAAGAATTggtttaattgataatatgtatgtaattaATCCTTCAAAACGTGAACTTCaacaaagtaaattaaatcttgTTTTATCATGTATGTcacgaaatttaattgttatgaTAGAAGGATCAgcaaatgatattttagaaCCAGAACTTCGAAAAGCAATAAAGATAGGTATTAAAGAAtgtcaaataattatacattctatatcagaattacaaaaagaaattggtaaacctaaattaaatattgtcagTGATGAAAATAACGATGTGGAAGAATTTGTAAGAGAATTTGTGTCAGATGaattacgtaaaatttttaattatcattttcatgataaaatttcGCGAGACGatgctatttttaatttgagagGTAGAATGCtagaaagtataaaaaatcgtgattcaaaatatactaaaaatgctttaaaaatttttagcaatatttgtaaagaaattttcagatctttaatatttgaaacagaGAAaag ATGTGATGGTCGTACTATAAATGAATTGAGAAACATAAATTGTCAGGTTGATTTATTTCAACCTCTTCATGGTTCTGCTTTGTTTCAAAGAGGACAAACTCAAGTTTTATGTACAGTAACTCTTGATAGTATAGAAAGTTCTCTTAAATTAGATACTATTTCAATGTTTTCTAG TggtataaaagagaaaaatttttttctccattatGAATTTCCTCCATATGCTATAAACGAAACAGGTAAACTTATTGGAATGGATCGTAGAGAAATTGGTCATGGAGCATTAGCAGAAAAAGGATTGCAATCAGTTATACCTCAAGATTATCCATTTGCTATAAGATTAACAAGTGAAGTATTAGAATCAAATG gTTCATCTTCTATGGCTTCTATTTGTGGTGGTAGTTTAGCATTAATGAATGCAGGTGTACCAATATTATCTCCTGTAGCTGGTGTAGCTATGGGATTAGTTTGCAATAGTACTGATAATGCTGATTTAAAAGaagacaattataaaattttaactgacatatct GGTATAGAAGATCATCTTGGAGACATGGATTTCAAAATTGCAGGTACAAAGAAAGGATTTACTGCTTTCCAAGCTGATATAAAAATACCGGGAATTCCTTTTAACgtgataataaaaactattcaAAATGCACATTTAGCAAAAaaccaaattattaatattatgaataaagtaatatcttctccaacaaataataaaaaaacgaataaaccTGTACTTGATACTATAGAAATACCAATAcatcaaagaagaaaatttcttggaattggaggattaaatataaaaaagatatttgatgAAACTGGAGTTAat atatattcgataaatgatacagtattttctatatttgcaCCTAATCAAAATGCAATGGATgaagcaaaatatataataaataaaattttggaaacacAAGAGGAACCCGTATTGATATTTGGTGACATTTATACAGCAAAAATAACTGAAATTCGTGAAATTGGAGTTATGGTTACATTATATCCGACTATGATACCAACTTTATTACCTAATTCACAATTAGATCAACGTAAAATTCATCATCCTGATGTACTTGGATTAAATGTCGgagatgaaataaaagtaaaatattttggacGAGATCCAGTAAATGGACGAATCAGATTATCTCGAAAAGTATTGCAAATTCCAGTTATGCAAACGAATTTCGATACTGCTAAAG agACTTTGGACAcacataaaacataa
- the LOC107994359 gene encoding complex I intermediate-associated protein 30, mitochondrial — MEKSIFRLLKSYFRNSLTIKRFYKDYKSDQPIYDRITEDDFKNLSFFQKIERIYCMYKDECKLFIREALQNYSIYPRKFIENEIDIVWKFDGSQKSLDQWIVNSDSDYKYGYSSAKLELSSHGYGIFHGILNTTPVKDGITTDSGYCNITTIPKFKSFYRIDKYDWSEYNEIVLRVKGDGRTYMLNILQKGTQFKNFTYHYFMYTRGGPHWQIVRIPFSKFVVCNKGQINENQYRLLESTVTNFGITIADKIPGSFKLEIDYIGVCYNTNISENFAYEMYDVNRN, encoded by the exons atggaaaaaagtatttttcgtctattaaaatcatattttagaaactctttaactattaaaagattttacaaAGATTATAAATCAGATCAACCAATATATGATAGAATAACAGaggatgattttaaaaatctcagtttttttcaaaaaatagaaagaatatattgtatgtataaagatgagtgtaaattatttatacgtgAAGCATTGcagaattattcaatatatccacgtaaatttatagaaaatgaaattgatattgtatGGAAGTTTGATGGATCTCAAAAGTCGCTGGATCAATGGATTGTAAATTCTGACAGTGATTATAAATATGGTTATTCAAGTGCTaa GTTAGAATTATCATCTCATGGTTATGGAATATTTCACGGTATATTAAATACCACTCCAGTGAAAGATGGCATAACAACAGATAGTGGTTACTGCAATATCACTACAATcccaaaatttaaatctttttatcgaatagataaatatgattggagtgaatataatgaaattgtattaCGAGTTAAAGGAGATGGTAGAACTTATATGCTAAATATCTTACAAAAAGGAAcacaatttaagaattttacttatcattattttatgtatacaaGAGGTGGTCCACATTGGCAAATAGTTAgaattcctttttcaaaatttgtggTTTGTAACAAAGgacaaattaatgaaaatcaatatcGTTTACTTGAAAGTACTGTTACAAATTTTGGTATTACAATTGCTGATAAAATACCAGgttcttttaaattagaaattgattatattggagtttgttataatacaaatatttctgaaaattttgcatatgAAATGTATGATGTAAATAGGaactaa